Proteins encoded in a region of the Acipenser ruthenus chromosome 43, fAciRut3.2 maternal haplotype, whole genome shotgun sequence genome:
- the LOC131709474 gene encoding RAS guanyl-releasing protein 2-like, with protein sequence MEPITLEDSATIDELVQACIDAFDETGERKDSTLLRMFLLMHPWYLPSTELAKKLLTKSQEEESSTGVRTRICHLVRYWISEFPAEFDLNPELADQIKGLKDSLSQEGNVRHSRLIDIESVPSYEWKRQVTQRQPSLSKKRKMSLLFDHLDSSELAEHLTYLEFKSFSKILFQDYHSFVMHGCTVDNPILERFITLFNSVSQWIQMMVLSKHTAQQRAAVIKQFIQVAQKLLQLQNFNTLMAVVGGLSHSSISRLKETHQHITPDVSKVFDSLTELVTSCGNYSQYRKRFAECEGFRFPILGVHLKDLIAVHVALSDWADKEKTRVNLVKAQQLYTILNELAKIQVTPPRIDANNDLVNLLTVSLDQYHTEEDIYQLSLTREPRQHSKSTPNPAPKSSMIDEWASAVKPKADPEIISKHIEKMVESVFKNFDTDGDGHISQEEFAIIRNNFPYLSKFGELDQNDDGRISREEMVVYFMSASSLLNCKMGFIHTFTETTYLKPTFCEHCAGFIWGLFKQGYKCKVCGVNCHKACRFHLAVECRKRTKSISLDGPPRRNSRSFSFPPPGSSPPSVQQSVIEEEIESVEDGVFDVHL encoded by the exons ATGGAACCCATAACTCTAGAAGACTCTGCCACTATTGATGAGCTGGTACAAGCCTGCATCGATGCGTTTG ACGAGACAGGGGAGCGTAAAGACAGCACCTTGCTTCGCATGTTTCTTCTGATGCACCCCTGGTACCTGCCCTCCACCGAACTCGCCAAGAAGCTGCTCACCAA ATCTCAAGAAGAGGAAAGCAGTACTGGGGTGAGGACGAGGATTTGTCATCTGGTCAG GTACTGGATCTCTGAGTTTCCTGCTGAGTTTGACCTCAATCCTGAGCTGGCTGATCAGATCAAGGGACTGAAGGACTCGCTGAGTCAGGAGGGCAACGTCCGGCACAGTCGACTCATTGACATAGAGAGCGT TCCCTCGTACGAATGGAAGAGACAGGTGACTCAGCGACAGCCCTCCCTCTCGAAGAAACGCAAGATGTCCCTTCTGTTCGACCACCTGGACTCCTCCGAGCTGGCCGAGCACCTGACCTACCTGGAGTTCAAGTCCTTCAGCAAGATCCTG ttCCAGGACTATCACAGCTTCGTCATGCACGGGTGCACGGTGGATAACCCCATCCTGGAGCGCTTCATCACTCTCTTCAACAGCGTCTCCCAGTGGATCCAGATGATGGTGCTGAGCAAACACACTGCCCAGCAAAGAGCCGCTGTCATCAAGCAGTTCATCCAGGTGGCACAG AAGCTGCTGCAGCTCCAGAATTTCAACACTCTGATGGCGGTGGTGGGGGGGCTCAGTCACAGCTCCATCTCCAGACTCAAGGAGACTCACCAACACATCACTCCCGACGTGAgcaag GTGTTCGACAGCCTGACAGAGCTGGTGACCTCGTGTGGGAACTACAGCCAGTACCGGAAGCGCTTTGCGGAGTGCGAGGGGTTCCGCTTCCCCATTCTGGGGGTCCACCTGAAGGACCTGATCGCTGTGCACGTGGCGCTGTCCGACTGGGCCGACAAGGAGAAGACCCGGGTCAACCTGGTCAAGGCCCAGCAGCTGTACACCATCCTGAACGAGCTCGCCAAGATCCAAGTGACACCGCCACGCATCGACGCCAACAACGACCTGGTCAACTTGCTAACG GTGTCCCTGGATCAATATCACACAGAAGAGGACATCTATCAGCTGTCCTTAACGAGAGAACCACGGCAACACTCCAAATCCACT CCTAACCCCGCCCCCAAATCCTCGATGATTGACGAGTGGGCATCGGCAGTGAAGCCCAAGGCAGACCCGGAGATCATCAGCAAACACATCGAGAAGATGGTGGAG TCTGTATTTAAGAATTTCGACACGGACGGAGACGGACACATCTCCCAGGAAGAGTTTGCGATCATCAGGAATAACTTCCCTTACCTCAGCAAGTTTGGGGAGCTTGATCAGAATGA TGACGGACGAATCAGCCGCGAGGAGATGGTGGTGTACTTCATGAGCGCCAGCTCCCTGCTGAACTGCAAGATGGGATTCATCCACACCTTTACTGAGACCACCTACCTGAAACCCACCTTTTGTGAGCACTGCGCTGGCTTT atctGGGGGCTGTTCAAGCAGGGATATAAGTGCAAAG TATGTGGGGTGAACTGCCACAAGGCCTGTCGATTCCACCTGGCTGTGGAGTGCCGAAAACGAACCAAGAGCATCAGCCTGGATGGACCCCCCCGCCGTAACTCCCGATCCTTCAGCTTccctccccctgggagctccccgCCCTCCGTACAACAATCAG TGATTGAAGAGGAGATCGAGTCAGTGGAAGACGGAGTGTTTGACGTCCATCTATAA